A stretch of DNA from Triticum dicoccoides isolate Atlit2015 ecotype Zavitan chromosome 2A, WEW_v2.0, whole genome shotgun sequence:
CCCAAACTTGCTGACCAAATTTCTGTAGGTCTGGCGATGTTAGTCTCCAGTACGATATGTACCTACCAGGTTTCGCAGGtgaaacaaagtcaacacaaacatCGATTTCTCCATTCAAGGGGAAACCAGCCTCTGGAATCTGAGAAGTTCAAACATAAGTTAAGACTTTATTATGGTCTGAGATGCATCCATGTAAATCTCACATCCAGAACATATTAGCAAATAAATTATATGTGGTTGGGAAGTACCGCTAATTTCACTAAGCTTTGGCGAGCAAATTGATCTCCACCAACCCAGGCAAGGTGGGTTCCATAAGGCCATATAATATTTCCATTGTTAAGCATGCACCAAATCTTACGAAATGGAGTTGATGGCGCCATTCGTGTTCCATCAGGGACAGTGAGATCCTTGACGAAACGGCAGTCAAGTTGGAGGAACCTCTTATCCTGAGAATGGTCAAACAGAAGTAagtgtaaatattatgttactatctcACGTAAAGTATATAATCATGAGTATGAACAGACTGATCTGGTCACCTTATTCAGGTTTCTCAATCTTTCACTTACTGAGAGTGGCTTGTCCATTCTGGCATATTCAGCCTCATTGCCCATGCGATAGAAACAAGCACTGCATAGATCATAGTTATATTTGCTGCCAGCAAAGAGAAAAATGTCAAGAGAACATTTTTTTTTTAAATCCAATGAAAAATAAGATATGAATGAAGGACTGAATTATTTAATTGTAACTAAAAATACTTACACATTGGACTTGTAGCGAGGCCCAACAATCGGTGTCACCCCGCAGCCACCATCACATTCTACCCATTTATGAACCGACTGCTGTGGGGTACCATACCCACTGTATGAACCAAATGAGTAGGGATCTTGATAATTTCCATATGAATTAACTAATGAAGGCCTACTGAACCTAAACTGATTGTAGTTGTAGGCAGGTGGAGGAGGGAATGCCTTCTGCAAACCATGGGTTGCAACTGAAGTGTAAGGGTTAAGTATTGGATCAGTTTCAAAGGTCGGAATTGAACTTGACGGAGGGCCTCTGGGGGGAGGGAAGGCTGAGCTTGAATCGCCATTAATCTTTCTAATAGACCCAAAGGGCATATACCCATTTGCAGAACCAAGAGTAGAGCCACCAGGAGCAAATGAAGGAACAGGTGGCACCGAAGAAGACATGACAGATTTCCCCATACTTTGAGCATGTGATTTCCCCTTACTCAGGGCATCAGTTCTTTTCTTATGATACAAGAGTTCTCCACCAGAACCGACTAGAACCGATGGAACCCCAATTGAAGTACAGCCTGGTGCTTGTTGAACTTGAGCATTGGTCTTCTCAACTAGCACACTCTTAAGACCAAGTGCTCTAGATGATTTAGCATGTTGCGAATTTGAAGCTGAAGCTGTTGCAGATTCAGATGCATTACTATCTTTCATGTCCCTGAATGTTTGTGGATTACCACTAGAGGAACcagatgaactgtaagagagaccacTGGTAGGTTCCATGCCGCTCTTGGGTGTCATCAGTTTAGCAATTCGATCCAGCAACTCACGTACTGGTGGTGCCGATGATGCAGCTTTAGAGCGCAGCTCATGCGATAATTTAGCAAGGACAGCAGGAACTTGCTCTGGTACAAACTTCAAGGCTTCATCAATAGCTGATTTCACCTGAGCTAGTTGATCTTCCATAGCtgccgacatcttagacctggaatTCAAGGCTTGCTGGTTAGGCTGAGGTGCCCCGGCAGTGCTGCTTTTCAACTGAACATCAATCCTAAGAGGGTTCAGCTCCTGACTAACAGCAGCATCAcgtaaatcatcatcatcatccaacaTGACAATATCTCCATCCTCATCAGTATATGTGAGAATAAATTGCTCCTCGGGGCTGAACTTAAAAGCATTTGCAATCTTTGACCGAAGGGCAGCAAGATTATGATCTAAGTTTGAACCATTCACAAAAGCACTGAACCGCTTGAGAGTGCCACCATAGTTGACCTGAAACATCAACCAATCATAGACTCAGATATTAACAAGAATGACGTATGACTGGAACTACAAATTAGAACAGAAGGATTCAACAGGTGGCACAAAGAAAACATATCACTAGAAGAAGTGTGTGTTGTTCCTATGTTTTGTTCTGTTATTAGCCAGTTaaggacaacaacaacaagctagaaGTATAATCCTTGAAGATAGTGGAGATTTCAAGCATCAGTGACACAAGTGAATAGTCACACTACCACAGTACGCATACCATGCACATATAAGAACACTACTAGGTATGAAGTTCAATGACACAGAGACAGAAATATATCACTTTGATGCTACTAAATTCCATACAGAAAATAGcacatgagagatcaaaaattgaCAGTGGCCTCCCGTGCTCTGAAACATAGATTAAAGTACTCTAACATCAAACACGAACACAAAGCATCTTTGGTTCTTTACTAGCAGCAGCAATCGCCCTAACTGTAATCTGAACTTCGCACCAATCAACGCAAGCCCGTCAGTTAACCCGTCAGTTAACGGGTGAAATCATCTCCACGGTTTTACAATGGCGAACAAGATCAGAGCAATCTGACCTCGGATACACCCTTATAGAAAAGAAAGAACAATCCATTCTTCAACAACCAGATGGAACACAAAATCCCACCACATCCCATCATCCGCAGCAGACCACGCCCCCCATCTCCAACGAATGGGGAAAAGACCCCCGACGTCAGTGTCCAACGCCATCGCGACTAGACAGGAGTCGGACCACAAGCACCGCCCGGATCGCTCTAAAATCTAGCAGGCGCAGAACCCCTCCTCGACTCCCGACGAGGAAACGCCAAACCCTACGCCGAAAGAACAAAAAAAAAACGGCACTCCCCTCATCCTCCCCGATCGAACACCACGACGGCATCACCACACTGCCAGGGCACGGGAAAACTACCTTGATGACGAGATCCCGGGGGCGGCCGAGCGGCACGAGGCCGCGGAACGGCGGCGGCGTGTCCCGTTGAGGCATCATGGCGNNNNNNNNNNNNNNNNNNNNNNNNNNNNNNNNNNNNNNNNNNNNNNNNNNNNNNNNNNNNNNNNNNNNNNNNNNNNNNNNNNNNNNNNNNNNNNNNNNNNNNNNNNNNNNNNNNNNNNNNNNNNNNNNNNNNNNNNNNNNNNNNNNNNNNNNNNNNNNNNNNNNNNNNNNNNNNNNNNNNNNNNNNNNNNNNNNNNNNNNNNNNNNNNNNNNNNNNNNNNNNNNNNNNNNNNNNNNNNNNNNNNNNNNNNNNNNNNNNNNNNNNNNNNNNNNNNNNNNNNNNNNNNNNNNNNNNNNNNNNNNNNNNNNNNNNNNNNNNNNNNNNNNNNNNNNNNNNNNNGGGGGCCTCCGCGCAGCCGCTGCAAGCCTCGGCGGTGCGACCGGAGACCCTGCGCAGTGGAGCTGGGGGGGAGGAGGCGGCAGTGCGTCGGcggtggggcgggggtgggggtgtgtGGCGTGGTGGGGAAGAAGAAGAACGGAACAGGGCGAGGCTCCCTCTTTTATCGAGCCCTTCCGTTACCTTCGATGGGAAGGCTGGGAGTGGAAACTGTTGCGCCTTTTCGCGGTAATTTTGCGGCCGGGCCCCCCGTGGGACGGCGGGCCCAGAGGTCGGTGAGAGAGGCGGGCTCCTCGCGTGGGCTGCATGCGGGACAGATCACGGCTTGTTTGCGGTGGGGTCTGGGTGTGTGATTTTGGCGTTGGTCCGGGGTGAGACTGGAGTTTTCCCAGGTTGTGCATATCCGCATCGCCGGGGCCCGCTGGGCAGTTGGGCCCCGATATATTATTATTGTTCCTCTTAAGTCGGTAACTACAGTGCTGCCAGTATATATATAATAATAGTTCCCTGAAATGTACAGTGTACAATAATAGTTCACGTAAAAGAAAGTCATCATATAATAATAGTTCGTGTGTTAAAAAATTATAGTTGGTGTCGTTGTGTCTGCGTTTTGGGAGAAAACAACAATGCTGGTCCTGGAAAGGATCACGACTACGACCTTTGCTTCCTGGAAGGGATCAGCCGTCGGTCTCTGGCCCGTGGGCCACGCTCTGTAGCCTTTGTTTTGCCGCTGTTCCTCAACTTTATGGTATTATTAAAAAGAAACCGAGGTGCTGCTGCCATAATATCTTGGTTCCTTCGTGTCGTGCAAGTCGGAACTTGGGTTCCTGTTTCTTATCGCCGAGGAACGGGTCACGTTGTACCTGCCCGCCCGCCCTCCGCGCCGTGATGCGCTCTTTCCGCACCGTTCGCACGGGAAAATATCAGATGATGCCGTATTCCACGTACTTCCGTGCTCCAAATTCTAAAACTTGTAGCAGTACTTAAATGTTCTAATTCTATTTTAATGTTCATAAGATGCGCGCCTATGACCCTTAAAAATTCAGATCCAAATTCGAAAAACACAATGAGAAACGaaaacttttttttttgcgaatgcaTGAGAAACGGAAACTAAATACAAACCTAACATGAATACCGTCGAAAGAAGATAAACATGAATAATGTGAGAAATGACAATATTCAAGTCTGGATTTGTCTTTTTTATTTCTTCCTTAGTGTGTGTTTTGAACTTCGATCTGAATCTATGAAGGGTTTTGTAGGCACATGTCTCGCGCACATTTACAAAAGAAGAATATTTGAAACATTTAAATGTAATTTTTTTAAAGGAGCATGAGAGTATGTAAGGTGTGGTGTCACCTGATATTTCCTCACATTCGACTGTTCGCCAACAGTTGTATGACAATATGTTTGATTCTGGGTGttgttgcaaaaaaaatgtttcattCTGGGTTTCTCTTTTTCTTCTCTATCTCCTTTGACGATTAAGCGAAACTCTTCCCTTCAAACTTCACTGATGAGCCCGTGGATTCGCCTTCCCTCTGCCTACCACTCCGGCAGCCAGTGGCAGTGAGGGGAATCCTGCTGCCTTTGCTTCGATTAGTAGCTTAAGTTAGGTTTTTTTACTCCTTGCAAGTGATGCGCTTCTTCTACTAGTTTGACTTCCGGGCTTCGATCCTCCTCGAGTTCGTTCATCTAGATGTAGTCGACGGAGCTTCAGCGTAGATTCATGTCATCTCCTTGGAGCGGTGAGGTtaggatttcttgtcatgtggcaagaTTTGGTGACAGGTCCTTCAGATATATTCAAGGGTTCAACGATGATGTCTGCAGGTGGGATATTCATACAGTTTGGACCCCTAGCCGCATACAGTTTTCAGAAACCGCGTGCTTGAGttagtgggcgatagggggtccattGCAGACCACGATGATATAAACCATTCCACACCACAGTGAGAATAAGAATCATTTATGATCATAAAGGCAATCATCAACAATTCGTGAAGTTCGATTTGTGTGCGATGAAGTAACTGGGATTCACAGTTTCATCATGTATATCGTTTGTTATTAAACCCGGGCCCGAGCCCGACCCAAAAAACCCGGATCAGGCTCGGGCCTTGTTTTGCAGCCCGAAACATAGTTCGGGCCGGGCTCAGGCTTCTCTTTTTCTGTATTTTCGGCGCAGCTTTCATGTGTGTACACTAAAAACAACGATTGGCCCGGGATTTCGGGCTCCGGGCTTGATTTTGGGCCAGGTTCAGGCTTGAAAACATAGAGCATTTTGGGCTTCAGACCGactcgggcttgagaaatgaaggtcgggctaTTACAAGCCCGGCTCGTCCCGACGTTTGCCCGGGTTTACCTACATCTTCTTTATCTCagttcatattcattcacttcaaTGCATTTTTTTCATTGTTTTAATCATACCATGTGCTTCCTTGAGTGGCGAGATGAAGTTTACAATACCGTTGATACATATGTTTGTTTTAGGGCTGGTTAGGATCTGAGTCTTCGTCCTACACCTTTTTATTAGGTTGACTAAGGCTAATTTCCACCGTACGATGTTGTGATATGTATTGAAGTGGGGTGTGCGTAATGTTGCACTTTTTTCTACGGAAGCCCGTCATGTCTCTCTTTATTGATATCAAATAGTAATTACATTCTTTATGATATTACATCAAAGAAAGCTAGGGATTCATAGACCCAATTATAATGATTTTTTTGTGATAAACATAAAATATAGCTAACTATTGCATCATATCATTCGCTTCTCTTGATTAGATGCTTCAATTTGACCTTCTCATTTGTTGTTCAAAACATAAACCTGCTTGGGAATCATAGTGGCCAATGAAAAGGTGAGATGTGGAAAGAGAAATTTTAGTGCTTGTTGTAACATGCTAGAGACATTTTTCGACTTCTTCCTCTGTAGCGTTGACTATTGAAAAGATTATATTCTTTTAATTATACacaatgttatttgtatgtcaccaTGTAGAGCAAAATAGACCCAGGTTGCaatcattcaaaaaataggtgtgtGCACATTTATCATACATTTATTGGATGTCCATTAACTAACTTAAGGGATAATTATCAGTCCATGTTTTTGCTGACCAAATCAAAAGAAATCACACTTAAAATACTGCTAAGTTCAAACAAAGTGAAATAGATTTATTAAGAAGTTTTGAGTGTTGGTGAAAATagagcctgatacgtccattttgcatcatgcttttatatcgatatttatcacattatggactgttatttcactctatatcacaatacttatggctattctctcttattttacaaggtttacataaagagggagaatgccggcagctggaattctggtctg
This window harbors:
- the LOC119355477 gene encoding protein NBR1 homolog isoform X2, coding for MMPQRDTPPPFRGLVPLGRPRDLVIKVNYGGTLKRFSAFVNGSNLDHNLAALRSKIANAFKFSPEEQFILTYTDEDGDIVMLDDDDDLRDAAVSQELNPLRIDVQLKSSTAGAPQPNQQALNSRSKMSAAMEDQLAQVKSAIDEALKFVPEQVPAVLAKLSHELRSKAASSAPPVRELLDRIAKLMTPKSGMEPTSGLSYSSSGSSSGNPQTFRDMKDSNASESATASASNSQHAKSSRALGLKSVLVEKTNAQVQQAPGCTSIGVPSVLVGSGGELLYHKKRTDALSKGKSHAQSMGKSVMSSSVPPVPSFAPGGSTLGSANGYMPFGSIRKINGDSSSAFPPPRGPPSSSIPTFETDPILNPYTSVATHGLQKAFPPPPAYNYNQFRFSRPSLVNSYGNYQDPYSFGSYSGYGTPQQSVHKWVECDGGCGVTPIVGPRYKSNVKYNYDLCSACFYRMGNEAEYARMDKPLSVSERLRNLNKDKRFLQLDCRFVKDLTVPDGTRMAPSTPFRKIWCMLNNGNIIWPYGTHLAWVGGDQFARQSLVKLAIPEAGFPLNGEIDVCVDFVSPAKPGRYISYWRLTSPDLQKFGQQVWVLIEVEEPVQASGDNQTAAIDLNLPAVSNPATSRPSIVQQPVQTSGNKGTAAVNFLSLPAEGSTATWTSDSASDSDDDGIPLREVLATLRRKGPKAVGSVVPSAPAADEPVQVPIAYPQAADEPVQVPIAYTQAADEPVQVPVIYPHASSAEALGMPTGVAAPEAAPLPEPMSVPEPLPAPTLVSSHVAPVSMPSPDETINNNMEEKLLRELADMGFRQVDLNKEVLRQNEYDLQKSVDDLCGFHEWDPLLAELKELM
- the LOC119355477 gene encoding protein NBR1 homolog isoform X1, producing the protein MMPQRDTPPPFRGLVPLGRPRDLVIKVNYGGTLKRFSAFVNGSNLDHNLAALRSKIANAFKFSPEEQFILTYTDEDGDIVMLDDDDDLRDAAVSQELNPLRIDVQLKSSTAGAPQPNQQALNSRSKMSAAMEDQLAQVKSAIDEALKFVPEQVPAVLAKLSHELRSKAASSAPPVRELLDRIAKLMTPKSGMEPTSGLSYSSSGSSSGNPQTFRDMKDSNASESATASASNSQHAKSSRALGLKSVLVEKTNAQVQQAPGCTSIGVPSVLVGSGGELLYHKKRTDALSKGKSHAQSMGKSVMSSSVPPVPSFAPGGSTLGSANGYMPFGSIRKINGDSSSAFPPPRGPPSSSIPTFETDPILNPYTSVATHGLQKAFPPPPAYNYNQFRFSRPSLVNSYGNYQDPYSFGSYSGYGTPQQSVHKWVECDGGCGVTPIVGPRYKSNVKYNYDLCSACFYRMGNEAEYARMDKPLSVSERLRNLNKDKRFLQLDCRFVKDLTVPDGTRMAPSTPFRKIWCMLNNGNIIWPYGTHLAWVGGDQFARQSLVKLAIPEAGFPLNGEIDVCVDFVSPAKPGRYISYWRLTSPDLQKFGQQVWVLIEVEEPVQASGDNQTAAIDLNLPAVSNPATSRPSIVQQPVQTSGNKGTAAVNFLSLPAEGSTATWTSDSASDSDDDGIPLREVLATLRRKGPKAVGSVVPSAPAADEPVQVPIAYPQAADEPVQVPIAYTQAADEPVQVPVIYPHASSAEALGMPTGVAAPEAAPLPEPMSVPEPLPAPTLVSSHVAPVSMPSPDETINNNMEEKLLRELADMGFRQVDLNKEVLRQNEYDLQKSVDDLCGFHEWDPLLAELKELGFDD